The region TCCCGTGAGACCCAACACTTCAGATAGCACGTACTGCAGCGTCCATTGGGGTTGAACGATGACCGCGTGGCGTTGGCCGTTTACCCTTAGCTCGATTAGCGTGCCCGCGGCCTCCGCAATGGGGGCGTCCGACATGCCGCATCCTCCTCTTCTTGCCTGGTTGGCTTTTGCCCCGGTAACACAGAAAGGACAATAGACAGCCGCTTGTGGCAGTTGAGCAGAATGATAACCTGTTGGTCAGTGCAGACGCTAGCGTCCTCGGGAAGGGAAAGCATGAGTATCTCAAGAACAGCCAGATACATCGTCACTCAGCTCAAAATGCCTGAAGCTCAACAAAGGATGGATCCTCAGTACTCTCAGTTTGCAAAACGCATCCTTTGGTTGGATAACCAGGTGGTGGAGGGCGCCTTTCACATGAACACTAGCTGGTACTTCCGTCCGAATAGAGCGGCCCTCGACTCCCACGTCCATGACACCGCCGAGATCATCGGCTTCTTCGGCAGCGACCCCAGCAATCCGTATGATCTCGGCGGAGAGGTCGAGATCTGGCTGGAAGACGAAAAACACGTGATCAACCGCACAGCCATGATTTTTGTACCGGCAGGTATGGTGCACTGTCCTTTGGTGATCACCCGCGTAGACCGGCCGATTTTTCACTTTACGGTAGTAACCGGCGGAAGATACGTGATGGACTCCGCGGCCGCCGAAACGACAAGGAAGGAAGCCATGACCACTCTAAGAACAGCCAAGTACGTCGTCACTGAGCTTAAGATGCCCGAATCCAAAAAGCAGATTGATCCGCTTTATTCCCAGTACGCAAAGCGAATTCTCTGGATGGACGATCAGGTAGTCGAGGGCGCCTTCCACATGAATACGTCGTGGTTTCTGAAGGCTGCGGAAACCCTCGAGAACAAGCCTCACGTCCACGATACCGACGAGATAATCGGGTTCTTTGGCAGCGATCCCAGCAACCCCTATGACCTAGGGGGAGAAGTCGAGATATGGCTCGAAGATGAGAAGCACACGATCAACCGCACAGCCATGATCTTTGTGCCGGCAGGTATGGTGCACTGTCCTTTGGTGATTACCCGCGTGGACCGGCCGATTTTTCACTTTACAGTGGTTACGGGCGGCAAGTACGAGAAAGAGGACAAGGAGAAAACTGCTTAGCCACTGCGCCTAGCGGAGACACGAGGACCGGGGCTAACAGTCATGCACGCGGCTGAACTGCTGAGCCACGCTACCACCTTTCTGGCCCACGACGGGGAGCTTGCCTGGGTTTTCGTGCTGGAAACTGAGGGGTCGGCCCCTCGACATGCCGGGGCAAGCATGCTTGTGCGCCGGGACGGGTCAAGCGTAGGGAGTGTAGGAGGCGGCCCAGTAGAGGCGTACGCGCTAAAGCACGCCCGGGAGGTCTTGAAAGAAAAGAAGAGCCGCACAGTGCGATTTGTACTCGAAGGGCTGCCTGGCGTGGCCGAGCCAGAGCAGGCACCAGCAGCGCCACTGGTAGCCACGCCGGGCAACCGTCCCGCTGCTGCAAATGTCCGTAGTCCCGCTCACCTTGACATGACTTGCGGGGGCCGGGGCTCGCTTTTGGTACTGTATGTGTCTGCAGAGCACGCGGCCTGGGCAGCCGTGCTTGCGGCTGCCCAGGCCGCGACCAACTCCGGCCAACAGGCTTGGCTCGCGGTCACTCTGCCCATGCAACTTGAAAGTTCTGCCCCGACAGCTGAGGAGGTTGCCCTCGTCGGCCCTGACGGAGCGGTTGCGGGGTGTGCCTCGCTCGCGGATCTCGTGCACCAAAAGGTGGCATGCGCCCCTGCCCACAGGCCGCTCCCTGTCCACGGCCCGCTAATTCTTGAGCGCGGAGACCAGCAGGTGTTTGTGCTGCCTATGGCTCCCAAGGAGCAACTCTACGTTTTTGGAGCAGGTCATTGCGCCCAGCCTCTAGCCACAATTGCAAGCATGGTGGGTTTTTCTGTAACAGTGATCGACGATCGGCCAGAGTTCGCAAATCCAGAAAGATTTCCCTCTGCAGACCGGGTGATCGTCTGCCCCACGTTCGAGCAAGCGCTCTTGGATCTTCCCATCACGAAAGATAGCTACCTAGTCATCATGACTCGCGGCCATCAGCACGATAAGACTGTGCTTGCCCAGGCGCTTCGCACTCCAGCTTGCTACATAGGGATGATCGGAAGCAAGAAGAAGGTCGCCGAAATATTCAACCACCTACAGACCGAAGGCATATCAGCCGAGAAACTCGAACAGGTACACGCGCCCATTGGGCTTGACATAGGTTCCGAGACTCCCGAAGAAATCGCCGTCAGCATCGCAGCTGAGCTCATCCAGGAAAGAGCGCGGCGCCGAGCGACGCGCAGCACAGCCCAATCGCTACCCACTCCAGAGGTTTCGTGAGGATGACAAAAAGGGGACAAGCAGCGGCCGTACTTCTGGCTGCTGGGGCGTCCTCCCGCATGGGAAGGCCCAAGGCTTTGCTCCCAGTTGGTCACTCCACTGCTTTGGAGCGAGTGGTCACAGCTCTTAGCCAGGCTGGAATCAAAGAAGTCGTGCTTGTAACGAGATCCGAGAACCCAGACGTAGCCGCTTTGGCAAGCAAGCTAGCTCTTCGCCAAGTTGAAAATCCCCGGCCTGACAAAGGCATGCTTTTTTCCGCCGCTCTCGGCGCTCAGGCCCTTTCGGAAACAGTGGAGGCTTTCTTTGTATGGCCTTTGGACTGCGCCTTGGTGCACTCTTGGGTTCTTGACAAGCTGCTAGCCGCCTTCTTTGCCTTGTCCCCGCGACCAGCCGTGGTGCGGCCGTGCTGCCTAGGACGTCATGGCCATCCCCCGCTGCTGGCGGGAGAGCTGCGGACGCCACTGGCAACCCTCATCCAAGAGAACGAATTTGCTGCTGGTTATAACCTGCCCGACTTTCGCGCTTTTCTTGCCCACTACGCGGGACTAACGATAGATGTGGAAACTGAAGATGCCAGCATCCTTATGGATATGGACACCCCCGAAGATCACGCGCGGCTACAAAGATTTGCTTGCTGGATCGACGAAACCACCCCTTCGGGCCAGTCGATATCCTCGCTTTCCACACCCAGCCCCTCCTCCACCAGGCCCTCCTCCGCCAGCCCCTCTTCCGCCAGTCTGTCCGAAGAGGATTGTCTCTATCTGCACATGTTGCTAAGAACGCCCAAAGAGATTACGCGGCACTGCCAGACAGTCGCTCGGGTAGGAACAGCCCTGGGCCACTCCCTTGTTGCTCACGGCATCCGCCTCGACCAAGCGTTGATAAAGAGCGCTTGCCTGCTCCACGACCTTGCCAAACACAAACCCCAACATGCTCAGGCCGCGGCAAATGTTTTACGCAACTTAGGTCTTAACGCGCTAGCGCAGATTGTGGAAAGTCACATGGTCCTGCACGAACTGGCGCAAGCCACGCCGCCGTCCATAGAGGCAGAGGTCGTGTTCCTGGCGGATATGCTGGTGGTGGGAGATAGAGTTGTCACCCTTAACGAGAAAGTCGAGCAGGCTCGTGTTATTCACTCCGCGTTTCCCAACGCAGTCGACCGCATGACCAAGCGGGTCGCTTGGGCCAAAGCAATTGCCGAACGACTTGCCCCATGGATAGGAGACCTGGAGCGGCCCGAAACTCTCGCCAGCTTGGTAGACCTCGCTCAAGTCATAGATCCACACAGTTGAACCAGCAAAACAAGACAGAAAATCTGTTGCCTCCCATTGGCCTTCCTGCCATATTTTATGTTCAGAGAATCTTGGGCATGCACGGGGGAAGGTGTGAGCGCTCGGCTTGGCGTGCTCCGGGTTAAGGGTCGCCGTTTCTTGTTTGTTGTTATCTGCCTAGTTCTTGTTTCAGCAGGCGCGCTAGGCTGCGAACAAGGCTCCACCGGCTCCCTTTCCACCCGCGAAACCAGCGCGTCATCCACCACGACAAGCGCGAGCGGCGCAACTCAAACTAGCGCTTTGGGCCAAGTGCTTTGGGGGAGCGGCAAGTCGCTAGCCCAGGCCACTGTGTGGGGTCCTTTAACTTTGACCCCGGGCGATCTTGAGAACCTGACCGTGCGAGAATCCCTGGCTTTGGGCACTATCGCGCGTGATGTAGGACAAGCAAGCGAGCGTACATTTGTCTATGCCCTTAACGTAAACGAGGGCCGCTTACTAGGCACAACCGAGATCCCAGGCCGAGTGTATGCCGTAGACGTGGGAGTTCCATACATCTTTTTCTGGACTACCCAGGGTTTAGAGGCTCACAAAGTTGATGAAACCCTCCCGCTCTCAAAGAGTTGGAGCAGCCAGTTTGTGATGAACCTAGGAAGCTACCTCTATGTCGAAGATCCGAGCCGTCCCGACCGGCTCATAAATAAGCTGACATTGGCAGAAACACCTGTGGCCGAAGTTGCAAACATTCCGAATTTGGTAGATGAGCAGATACTCATGTTGCTTTATCCCGATCATATTCTGGGGTATTTCCCCCAGATAGAACAAAAGGGTTCAAGCGGTGCCTCGGTTTACAACCTACGCACACGCAGGGTAGTAGGCCACGTTCCCCAAGAGCTGGTGTCTCAAATCCGAGCATGGGATCCAGATCAGAAAACCTTGTTCGGTGTTGGTTGGAACGAGAACCAGGTGTTTCTCCACCATCTGCTCAAAGACAAGACCGAAATTGTTACGCTCCCGGGTCAAGATGGATACGCCGTAGGGCAGAGCCTGCTAGAAGCAGGCTCTGCTTATCTCGGCACGGGAAGCCAGATCCAGATCGTGCCCGCTATAGACCCCGCCGTGGGAGAGCTCTACGTGCTTCAAGGAGACGACCGCTGGTATGCGATAAACCGTCGAGGAACAATAGTCCAGACTAAGGAGCAGAGCCGAGTAGCAGATTACTATAGCGACAGCGTTTTGAGCCTTGACTCTTCCGGTGAAACACTTTCCCGAGTCGTTGTTGATGACGGCACTTCCTGGAGTAGCCGAGTCCCAGCCCCGTTCGGCATAACCGCGCTGGGACCCTACGTGACGTCCGACTCCATTGCCTGGTGCTGCTCCTGCTCGGGACTCAACAACCACGGAGACGTCATTTGCCAGTGGAATTACCAGACCGGGTCCTACTGTGGGTACACTGAGTTTGTTGGCAAGGAGCTTAAAGTCCTCTCCGCGCAACCATTCATAGTCGCTGAGCGCCCACAAAACCAAGTCGAGCAAGCACCGTGGAAGATCACATGCTACAAGCCAAGTGATCTGCCTTTTAACGCTGTCCCTGACATTGAGATTTCCTACACACCGCAAACAGACATCTACGCTCACATAACCGAGGTCACATTTACCTGCTCGTGGCCAAATGCGCCTCCAGAACTTGCCCCATACATAACGTATGAGTGGGAAATAGAAGGCGAAAAGAAAACCGGAAATACCGTTTCGCATGTATTTAGCAAGCCGGGTTCGCACACAGTTACTGTTAGAGCCAGGGTGGACGGTTCTACCGATGTGGCCACCAAATCCGTCGAGGTTGTAGTCCGAAGCCTTGACCTGGTGGCGCTTATTCTCTACGAGCCACATGTTGTGTATGCGGGAATCACCGAGGTCACTTTCAACTGTGAGGTGCGAGGACTCACGCCGGATTTGGGCTCAAAGCTGTTCTTTGAATGGGATCTTGATGGAACAGCGTCTACTGGCCAAGGAGTGACCAGGACCTTTACCAAGGCCGGGCTGCGCCCCGTAACCGTTCGTGTGCGGCTGGGTCCTTCGGGGCCGATTCTGGTCGAAGAGACCACTGAGGTAAATGTTATTCCTACCGTGACTCTCGCCCCCCTTTATCCGGCCAATCCGGCAACGCCCTCCACGATAATGGCCGGAGGCACTCTTTACCGCTACTACCGAGCCAAAGACGCTGAAGGCAATCCTATGAAAGAGGTCACGATCCGCTACCGCGACCTCTTTTCCCCGCGGAATCTTTCGGCCAAGTCAGACGAGTACGGGGAGGTCGTTTTCCAGTTTAGTGTGCCCAAGAACGCTTCCCTTGGCCGGATTGAAAATGCGCTAAGAATTGAGGCGGCTTTTGTTGACAACCATCAGATCCATTATGTTGAGCCCCCTAACTTCGCCATCCAAATCCTGCCCCTGTCTTGGTCCACTAACTGGCAAATGGGATTTGGAGCTGCCGGCAAGATAGGTCTGGGGGCGTTCATAGGAGCCTTCACTTCGGGAGAACAGCAGGCAGGCATGGTCGTCACCCGCACCAAAGCTGACCCGGCCAACGAGGGACAAGGTTCCATGGGAATAGCTAACAGCTTGTCTGGCGAGGCGGCGGTCGGCCTCCAAGAAAACATCACCAAATTCCGCCTCGGGACATTCGAAGGCAAGGTGGTCGAAGCCCAGGCGAAGCTCGCATTTGGAGTCCTGGTAGATTTCGCCACGCTGTTTGGCGAGCCCGAACAATGCTCCATTTCAGAGAAAATCATGGCTGCTTTGACTCTCTTGGTTGGAGTGGAGCACTGTCTTAGCGGCGGGACTACAGCTTTACTTACCCTGGCCGAAAACGCTCTGGTTGCCGCGCTTTCAAGTGACGTACAAATGCAGAACATCACCGGCGGTCTGTACCTACGATCTAGCGGTGAGGCCGCTGCCGTCAACCTTGAACTTGCACGCAAAGGTTCCTCGGGGTCAAGTGGGGGAACCGACACTTCGAGCGGCTCAGCGCTAAAAAGTATCTCAGGATTAAGTTTCCTAAAACTCGGTGGCGGAGCTAAGGCATTCATTGCTATTAGCGCCTACCCATCAGCCGGGGAAGTTGGTGGCAAGGCGGGAGTCGAGGTAAGCGGGTCTTTCTCGGTAGCCGAGGCCCTGGGCTATCCGATCAGAGGCTACTCGGCAGCACAAGGGTTCTCAGTTGAGGTCATAAGTGATGTTTCTCCGCTCGCTCTTGACCGCGTGGTTCTCGCCGTCAGCAATCCCCCTGACGCCAGCGGAGAGTGCCAGGAGACTAGACTAGTTTTTAGTGCAGAAGAGATCTCGCGGGTTGCCTCGGCGATTGTTCAACAGCTTAAGCCGTTTATGCCCGGGCAAGATCAAGATCCAAATGTTCGGGTGTTCTTCTCCAAAGAGTTTTGCAGCAATTTTGTCAGAAACGTGGTAAATGCGGTTACGCAAGCGCAAATTCCGTACGAACGCACGGTCCTTAGAGACAAGAACCCCACCACGATCGAAGTGGGCCTCGGGCTAAGTGTTGCTGGGAATGAGGTTGACCTCGCGGTAAAGCCTACATGGGGTCGCTACCAGTCATTCCCCTTGGAACGAGGTCTTTTTGTGCTCGATGAGCGGAACTTGCCGACGTCGTTATTGCTAGGCCGGCTCGTCAAGCTCGAGGAATATCCGGCTTCACTATTCAGCGAACAAGTAGACACCTTGGGCAACGTGCTTGCAGAGTTACTGGCGGTAGTAGCCGACATCCTCGAAGCAGCCTGGGACGTAGCAAGCGGAGCTCTTTCCTCGGCTGCCGACACCGTGATATCAGTGGGAGCCGGCATAGGAAGCGCCGTGGCTGATGGAGCAACCGCAATTTTTGAAGCCGGCACAAGCCTGTTTAGCCAGTACAATCCTGCCTTTGCCCTACAGACCCAGCAGCTGGCTGCCACAGGCAACGCTCTGACCGACACCACATCTTCGCTGTGGGCAGCAGCCCCGCAAAGAGTCACGATGATTGGAGCTTCTGGCCAACCCCTAGACTGGGTTGTCGGAGGAATCTACACGCTAACTCCGGAGGCCGGCATGCTCTCAAAGCCGGCAACACTTCGTGTGACGT is a window of Thermoleophilia bacterium DNA encoding:
- a CDS encoding XdhC/CoxI family protein, with product MHAAELLSHATTFLAHDGELAWVFVLETEGSAPRHAGASMLVRRDGSSVGSVGGGPVEAYALKHAREVLKEKKSRTVRFVLEGLPGVAEPEQAPAAPLVATPGNRPAAANVRSPAHLDMTCGGRGSLLVLYVSAEHAAWAAVLAAAQAATNSGQQAWLAVTLPMQLESSAPTAEEVALVGPDGAVAGCASLADLVHQKVACAPAHRPLPVHGPLILERGDQQVFVLPMAPKEQLYVFGAGHCAQPLATIASMVGFSVTVIDDRPEFANPERFPSADRVIVCPTFEQALLDLPITKDSYLVIMTRGHQHDKTVLAQALRTPACYIGMIGSKKKVAEIFNHLQTEGISAEKLEQVHAPIGLDIGSETPEEIAVSIAAELIQERARRRATRSTAQSLPTPEVS
- a CDS encoding PKD domain-containing protein; translation: MSARLGVLRVKGRRFLFVVICLVLVSAGALGCEQGSTGSLSTRETSASSTTTSASGATQTSALGQVLWGSGKSLAQATVWGPLTLTPGDLENLTVRESLALGTIARDVGQASERTFVYALNVNEGRLLGTTEIPGRVYAVDVGVPYIFFWTTQGLEAHKVDETLPLSKSWSSQFVMNLGSYLYVEDPSRPDRLINKLTLAETPVAEVANIPNLVDEQILMLLYPDHILGYFPQIEQKGSSGASVYNLRTRRVVGHVPQELVSQIRAWDPDQKTLFGVGWNENQVFLHHLLKDKTEIVTLPGQDGYAVGQSLLEAGSAYLGTGSQIQIVPAIDPAVGELYVLQGDDRWYAINRRGTIVQTKEQSRVADYYSDSVLSLDSSGETLSRVVVDDGTSWSSRVPAPFGITALGPYVTSDSIAWCCSCSGLNNHGDVICQWNYQTGSYCGYTEFVGKELKVLSAQPFIVAERPQNQVEQAPWKITCYKPSDLPFNAVPDIEISYTPQTDIYAHITEVTFTCSWPNAPPELAPYITYEWEIEGEKKTGNTVSHVFSKPGSHTVTVRARVDGSTDVATKSVEVVVRSLDLVALILYEPHVVYAGITEVTFNCEVRGLTPDLGSKLFFEWDLDGTASTGQGVTRTFTKAGLRPVTVRVRLGPSGPILVEETTEVNVIPTVTLAPLYPANPATPSTIMAGGTLYRYYRAKDAEGNPMKEVTIRYRDLFSPRNLSAKSDEYGEVVFQFSVPKNASLGRIENALRIEAAFVDNHQIHYVEPPNFAIQILPLSWSTNWQMGFGAAGKIGLGAFIGAFTSGEQQAGMVVTRTKADPANEGQGSMGIANSLSGEAAVGLQENITKFRLGTFEGKVVEAQAKLAFGVLVDFATLFGEPEQCSISEKIMAALTLLVGVEHCLSGGTTALLTLAENALVAALSSDVQMQNITGGLYLRSSGEAAAVNLELARKGSSGSSGGTDTSSGSALKSISGLSFLKLGGGAKAFIAISAYPSAGEVGGKAGVEVSGSFSVAEALGYPIRGYSAAQGFSVEVISDVSPLALDRVVLAVSNPPDASGECQETRLVFSAEEISRVASAIVQQLKPFMPGQDQDPNVRVFFSKEFCSNFVRNVVNAVTQAQIPYERTVLRDKNPTTIEVGLGLSVAGNEVDLAVKPTWGRYQSFPLERGLFVLDERNLPTSLLLGRLVKLEEYPASLFSEQVDTLGNVLAELLAVVADILEAAWDVASGALSSAADTVISVGAGIGSAVADGATAIFEAGTSLFSQYNPAFALQTQQLAATGNALTDTTSSLWAAAPQRVTMIGASGQPLDWVVGGIYTLTPEAGMLSKPATLRVTYSSESLGNRDPASLRLYHLDPQLRLWRPVEASHDALSQTFTAKITQMGAYCIGTDAQPPQFVLISPSGTPALVTTAQPQFIVGCVEEGSGVVPESFRATLDGASLEASWSAKGRQAVLQVKEPLAPGPHTLAVSGRDGAGNSGSATFEIQVVVPPATPELAVTKVDANQVTLAVKYPSGESAAQKTSVKPASYQIWRTDPGPGLSYHRVATLPSSAEGFEDTEVQAGQTYQYVAVALSETGLESAPSSPVTVTVPEGSGSTLSTTPSTHAGSSSTVQPSTGGEHEKPKARENLRKVLALAGFGMAAVALIVGVALAVMLRRRR
- a CDS encoding NTP transferase domain-containing protein, with product MTKRGQAAAVLLAAGASSRMGRPKALLPVGHSTALERVVTALSQAGIKEVVLVTRSENPDVAALASKLALRQVENPRPDKGMLFSAALGAQALSETVEAFFVWPLDCALVHSWVLDKLLAAFFALSPRPAVVRPCCLGRHGHPPLLAGELRTPLATLIQENEFAAGYNLPDFRAFLAHYAGLTIDVETEDASILMDMDTPEDHARLQRFACWIDETTPSGQSISSLSTPSPSSTRPSSASPSSASLSEEDCLYLHMLLRTPKEITRHCQTVARVGTALGHSLVAHGIRLDQALIKSACLLHDLAKHKPQHAQAAANVLRNLGLNALAQIVESHMVLHELAQATPPSIEAEVVFLADMLVVGDRVVTLNEKVEQARVIHSAFPNAVDRMTKRVAWAKAIAERLAPWIGDLERPETLASLVDLAQVIDPHS